In Meleagris gallopavo isolate NT-WF06-2002-E0010 breed Aviagen turkey brand Nicholas breeding stock chromosome 2, Turkey_5.1, whole genome shotgun sequence, the following are encoded in one genomic region:
- the CRNKL1 gene encoding crooked neck-like protein 1 → MASTAAGKQRIPKVAKVKNKAPAEVQITAEQLLREAKERELELLPPPPQQKITDVEELNDYKLRKRKTFEDNIRKNRTVISNWIKYAQWEESLKEIQRARSIYERALDVDYRNVTLWLKYAEMEMKNRQVNHARNIWDRAITTLPRVNQFWYKYTYMEEMLGNVAGSRQVFERWMEWQPEEQAWHSYINFELRYKEVDRARTIYERFVIVHPDVKNWIKYARFEEKHCYFAHARKVYERAVEFFGEEHMDEHLYVAFAKFEENQKEFERVRVIYKYALDRIPKQDAQNLFKNYTIFEKKFGDRRGIEDIIVSKRRFQYEEEVKANPHNYDAWFDYLRLVESDADAETVREVYERAIANVPPIQEKRYWKRYIYLWINYALYEELEAKDPERTRQVYQACIELLPHKKFTFAKIWLLYAQFEIRQKNLPLARRALGTSIGKCPKNKLFKGYIELELQLREFDRCRKLYEKFLEFAPENCTSWIKFAELETILGDIDRARAIYELAISQPRLDMPEVLWKSYIDFEIEQEEYEKTRNLYRRLLQRTQHVKVWISFAQFELSAGKEESLSRCRQIYEEANKAMRNCEEKEERVMLLESWKTFEEEFGTDSTKERIEKLMPEKIKKRRKLQAEDGSDAGWEEYYDYIFPEDTANQPNLKLLAMAKLWKKQQQESEAAEMDPDKDIDESQS, encoded by the exons ACTTTTGAAGAtaacataagaaaaaacagaactgttaTCAGTAACTGGATAAAGTACGCACAATGGGAAGAAAgcttaaaagaaatacagag agCCCGTTCCATTTACGAGCGTGCTTTAGATGTAGACTACAGAAATGTCACCCTTTGGCTGAAATatgcagaaatggaaatgaagaacCGCCAGGTTAATCATGCCCGAAACATTTGGGATCGAGCTATTACCACCCTCCCCAGGGTGAACCAGTTCTG GTATAAGTACACTTACATGGAAGAGATGCTGGGGAACGTTGCTGGATCACGTCAGGTGTTTGAACGCTGGATGGAATGGCAACCAGAGGAGCAAGCTTGGCATTCCTATATTAACTTCGAGCTGAGATACAAGGAAGTGGATAGGGCACGTACCATTTATGAAAGAT TCGTTATTGTCCATCCTGATGTGAAAAACTGGATCAAGTATGCCCGCTTTGAAGAGAAGCACTGTTATTTTGCTCATGCAAGGAAAGTATATGAGAGGGCAGTGGAGTTCTTTGGAGAAGAGCACATGGATGAGCACTTGTATGTGGCTTTTGCGAAGTTTGAAGAGAACCAGAAAGAA tttgaaagaGTAAGGGTGATCTACAAGTATGCCTTGGATAGAATTCCAAAACAGGATGCCCAAAATCTCTTCAAAAATTACACCATCTTTGAGAAGAAGTTTGGTGATAGAAGGGGTATTGAAGACATCATTGTCAGCAAGAGAAGATTCCAGTATGAAGAGGAAGTGAAG GCAAATCCACATAATTATGATGCATGGTTTGACTACTTGAGGTTAGTTGAAAGTGATGCTGATGCAGAGACTGTCCGAGAAGTGTATGAAAGAGCCATTGCTAACGTTCCCCCAATCCAAGAGAAGAGATACTGGAAGAGATACATCTATCTTTGGATCAACTATGCATTATATGAAGAGCTGGAGGCAAAG GATCCTGAGCGAACCAGACAAGTTTATCAGGCATGTATTGAGCTCCTTCCACACAAGAAG tttacaTTTGCCAAAATATGGCTGCTGTATGCACAGTTtgaaataagacagaaaaatctTCCACTTGCTAGAAGAGCTTTG GGAACATCCATAGGTAAATGtccaaaaaacaaacttttcaaaGGCTATATTGAACTGGAGTTACAGTTGCGAGAATTTGATCGTTGTCGAAAGCTGTATGAAAAATTCCTGGAATTTGCACCAGAAAACTGCACGTCGTGGATTAAATTTGCTGAACTGGAGACCATTCTTGGTGATATCGATAGAGCCCGTGCAATTTATGAACTGGCTATTAGCCAACCTCGACTAGACATGCCAGAG GTTCTTTGGAAATCCTACATTGACTTTGAGATAGAGCAAGAAGAGtatgagaaaacaagaaatctttACCGCAGGTTGCTTCAGCGGACACAGCATGTCAAG GTATGGATTAGCTTTGCACAGTTTGAGCTATCTGCAGGAAAAGAGGAGAGCTTGTCAAGATGCCGGCAGATTTATGAAGAGGCTAATAAAGCAATGAGGAACtgtgaggagaaagaagagagagtcATGCTTCTGGAATCTTGGAAGACCTTTGAAGAGGAGTTTGGAACTGATAGCACTAAAGAGAGGATAGAAAAACTTAtgcctgaaaaaataaagaagaggagaaaactGCAGGCTGAAGATGgg TCTGATGCTGGCTGGGAGGAATATTATGATTATATTTTCCCAGAAGATACTGCCAATCAGCCTAATCTCAAACTACTTGCTATGGCTAAACTCTGGAAGAAACAGCAACAGGAGAGTGAAGCTGCAGAAATGGATCCAGACAAAGACATTGATGAGAGCCAGTCTTAA